One part of the Nitrospira defluvii genome encodes these proteins:
- the dnaN gene encoding DNA polymerase III subunit beta: MKLTIQARELTHALNSVIGGTDGRGPMASVLLMIDPLAPNTLTLTTTDNEIACRASAPVATATPGRSLLPIRKLYDIVRALPDIPLTITIIKHNATLLAGSSRYALAGLEPDQFPDVPSPLVENGVQLDAALWRGILRRTLYAIGQTGAKFTLHGLYVEIAGGVLTAVATDGHRLCLETLEIPGAGDLAWSGIIPRKAMIQLAKQLDGVETLTLGISYQRLVHIQAGSYAMTSRLIEGTYPNWRALVPQKAAPNALTVSREELIGAVKRASLVTTNGVIALDYTESGASITARSAEHGEAEEALAGSYMGTPFRAGFQDRYLTDTLGALDGEAVVCQQDGPAGALSIVDPAGPASRAYIMPIRLQ; the protein is encoded by the coding sequence GTGAAGCTGACCATTCAAGCCCGGGAGCTGACCCATGCCCTTAACTCTGTGATCGGCGGGACGGACGGCCGTGGACCTATGGCCTCCGTCCTTCTCATGATCGACCCTCTCGCTCCTAATACCCTCACCCTCACCACTACCGACAACGAAATCGCCTGCCGCGCCTCGGCGCCCGTCGCGACGGCCACCCCCGGCCGGTCCTTGCTTCCGATCCGCAAACTCTACGACATCGTGCGGGCCTTGCCCGACATCCCGCTGACTATCACGATCATCAAGCACAACGCCACGCTTCTCGCGGGCTCCTCTCGCTACGCGCTCGCGGGCCTGGAACCCGACCAATTTCCAGATGTGCCTTCACCGCTCGTGGAGAACGGCGTGCAACTGGACGCGGCCCTGTGGCGTGGGATCCTCCGCCGCACGCTCTACGCGATCGGACAGACCGGCGCGAAATTCACGCTCCACGGGCTCTATGTTGAAATTGCCGGCGGCGTGCTGACGGCCGTCGCGACGGACGGGCACCGGCTCTGCCTGGAGACACTGGAGATCCCCGGGGCTGGCGATTTGGCGTGGTCCGGGATTATCCCCCGGAAGGCGATGATCCAACTCGCCAAGCAACTCGACGGCGTGGAAACCCTCACCCTCGGCATCTCCTATCAAAGGCTGGTGCATATACAAGCTGGGTCATACGCCATGACCTCTCGACTCATCGAAGGGACGTATCCGAACTGGCGCGCGCTGGTGCCCCAGAAGGCCGCGCCCAACGCGCTCACGGTCTCACGCGAGGAGCTGATCGGGGCCGTGAAGCGGGCGTCGCTGGTCACGACCAACGGAGTGATCGCTCTGGATTACACCGAAAGCGGGGCGTCGATCACGGCGCGGAGTGCGGAGCACGGGGAGGCGGAAGAGGCGCTGGCGGGGAGTTATATGGGGACGCCGTTTCGGGCCGGCTTTCAGGATAGATATCTCACGGACACGCTCGGCGCGCTCGACGGCGAGGCGGTGGTGTGTCAGCAAGACGGGCCAGCTGGTGCGCTGTCGATCGTGGATCCCGCGGGGCCCGCGTCGCGGGCGTATATCATGCCGATCCGGCTGCAGTAA